Part of the bacterium genome, GAGCCCTGTCATTTTTTCGACCGTTCATGGTCTGGATTGGTTCAGATGGCAAAAGGGTTTGTACTTTTCTCTGGTCAGAAGAATCGATTATTGGCTTTCCTTGCCCCGGCGAAATTATGTGATCGCCATTTCTCAGAGCGTCCGGAACCTGTTGATCGAAAAACAAAAGTTTTCTGCCAATAAAATCGTCCTTCTGTACAATGCTATCGAAGTCACGTCAGACGCTGCCTCAAAGCCGTCGCACACGAAGGTGATCCGCTGCTTATACCTCGGCAGATTTGTGAAGGTAAAAAACATCCCCTGCCTGATCCATGCGATG contains:
- a CDS encoding glycosyltransferase — encoded protein: MKILYIITGLRFGGAEKLLYLTCKQLSEKYAAEIRVIYFDPYAPMRFLFAGINVQTELFRRNLALLPRLLLHIRREKYDVVHTHLIHADIYGRLAALLAGPTASPVIFSTVHGLDWFRWQKGLYFSLVRRIDYWLSLPRRNYVIAISQSVRNLLIEKQKFSANKIVLLYNAIEVTSDAASKPSHTKVIRCLYLGRFVKVKNIPCLIHAM